One window from the genome of Micromonospora aurantiaca ATCC 27029 encodes:
- a CDS encoding ABC transporter permease → MRFLLQRVAFYLFTAWAAITLNFFIPRMVPGDPVQSLISRNQGRISADAIASLRVLFGLDSDRSLWEQYVAYWGQLLHGDLGLSFTFFPAPVSQVIGDSLPWTVGLVGVTTIVSFLLGTALGVGAGWRRGSWIDGLLPATTFLSSIPYFWLGLVAIALFAGPGSFFPSSGGYEPGLVPAFDAYFVPSAIQHSILPAATILVSSMSGWILSMRNMMVTVASEDYITVAHAKGLSERRVALSYAARNALLPNVSGFALSLGFIVGGTLLVEIVFSYPGLGFQLFQAVGAKDYPLMQGIFLIITISVLVANLLADVAYLLLDPRTRKS, encoded by the coding sequence GTGAGATTCCTGCTGCAACGGGTGGCCTTCTACCTGTTCACCGCCTGGGCGGCGATCACGCTCAACTTCTTCATCCCGCGGATGGTGCCCGGCGACCCCGTACAGTCGCTGATCTCCCGCAACCAGGGCCGGATCAGCGCCGACGCGATCGCGTCGCTGCGGGTGCTGTTCGGGCTGGACTCCGACCGCTCGCTGTGGGAGCAGTACGTCGCCTACTGGGGGCAGCTCCTGCACGGCGACCTGGGGCTGTCGTTCACGTTCTTCCCCGCCCCGGTGTCGCAGGTGATCGGCGACAGCCTGCCGTGGACCGTCGGCCTGGTCGGCGTCACCACGATCGTCAGCTTCCTGCTCGGCACCGCGCTCGGCGTCGGCGCCGGCTGGCGGCGCGGCTCGTGGATCGACGGGCTGCTGCCGGCCACCACGTTCCTGTCCTCGATCCCGTACTTCTGGCTGGGTCTGGTCGCGATCGCGCTGTTCGCCGGGCCGGGCAGCTTCTTCCCCTCCTCCGGCGGCTACGAGCCGGGCCTGGTGCCGGCGTTCGACGCGTACTTCGTGCCGAGCGCGATCCAGCACAGCATCCTGCCCGCGGCGACCATCCTGGTGTCGTCGATGAGCGGCTGGATCCTCAGCATGCGCAACATGATGGTGACTGTCGCCAGCGAGGACTACATCACCGTGGCGCACGCCAAAGGGCTGTCCGAGCGCCGGGTGGCGCTCAGCTACGCCGCCCGCAACGCGCTGCTGCCGAACGTGTCCGGGTTCGCGTTGTCGCTCGGCTTCATCGTCGGCGGCACGCTGCTCGTGGAGATCGTCTTCTCGTACCCGGGTCTGGGGTTCCAGCTCTTCCAGGCCGTCGGCGCGAAGGACTATCCGCTGATGCAGGGCATCTTCC